TTCTCGATCTTAGAAAGCTCCATCAGCCTCTGCCATTTCAGCAAAAAGCAAACAAAGTTTGTCCAGCTTCCCCGTTTCTCTGATGGCCTTGAATCCCAGCAGGATCCTGGTGCACGTCCTCTGGTCCTCGTGCTCCAGAGCTGCCTAACCGTTCCTGTCCCGTGGAGACCGGAACGACACTCGGTTCTCTGAGCGGTTTAACCAGAGTTTTCATCGTTGTTATTATCCAAAGTACATGGAAGTGACACTTACACGGGCTCAAAAGAGATGAAAACAATATTAAGGATTGAAAATTATGGTGGCACAAAAAGAAGAGAAGAAAAGCCCACTAAAGCAAGAAAGAAGACCCATTGGTGTTCGACGCCGGAGCCATGGGCACACAACGTTTGCCGCTTTGATAGCGAggagggccattctgttgaagtggaaggatattTCGGCTCCCACTCTGTCTCAATGGTTCTCTCGAGTGatcttatgtcttagtttggagaacatttcgaagtcgaacctttgattttgagaagagatggggttcatttgctcgttactcccttttgagttaattgatagatttcctccacgatctaatgGTAAGTTTTGGTGTAATCTTTCTTTTGCTGCCAGCTTGgtgtttatctttagaagctttttgtttGACCAGAGTTTTACATGGCTGCCGCAGGACTTTCCCACTCCTGTAGTCAATGCCCCAACCAGGGGCGAGGAAAGGGCCCGTGCATGGACTGTCTGCCCCACTCCAATCagagaggaggctacgtagcatccacagcaggaccaccagactcaaaaacagttcctttccccaagcagagaggctgatcaacacctccaccctccacacccccaaccagcaCTACGTTATCATTTCTTGACGATCACCCCATGTACCGACACTGTGTGCCTGGTCTCACTCTGTGGACAAACAATCAATTTGTGTGTTTAAATTAGCTGATtgcgttttttttaaaattttggtgCCCTTGATATTAATGTGTTTATTTGTGCTGCCTCGGGTTTGGAGTAACAATAACTTGGTTCTTTCACACTTGTATAATGAGAATGACATAAAATAATTTTTAGTTTTAACAAGTTCATGTAATCAAGAGCTGCAGGTATTGGAAGGCTGGAGAGGTGAAGCCAAGCTGAACACTGAGTGATACTGAGGAGTCTGCTGCTCTGTGGGAGGGTGGCTGCCCCTCTCAGCAACGCGTCACATGTTGATTTGATAACTCCTTCCCTCGGCATTGTTAACTATCTAGGTCATGACAAATGAGTCGATGCGCAAACTATTTGAGCTCAGTTTCTGGTGCTCGGGAACATTCGGCAGACATAAAACTGTGCCAGGTTGTCAATGCCTTCTCCAACAAGAGCTTcctcacacagagtgaatctccctccacaccgtcccatcacagactcccggggtcagacacagagtgaatctccctctgcaccgtcccatcacacactcccggggtcacacacagagtgaatctccctccacaatcgtcccatcacacactccctccacaccgtcccatcacagactcccggggtcagacacagagtgaatctccctccactccatcccattacacactcccggggtcagacacacagtgaatctccctccacaccgtcccatcacacactcctggggtcagtcacagattgaaaccccctccactccgtcccttcacacactcccggagtcaaacacagagtgaatcaccctccacaccgtcccatcacacactcctggggtcagacacagagtgaatctccctccacactgtcccatcacacactcccggggtcagacacagagtgaatctctctccacactgtcccatcacacactcctggggtcagacacagagtgaatctccctccacaccgtcccatcacacactcccagagtcagacagagagtgaatctccctccacaccgtcccatcacacactcccggagtcagacagagagtgaatctccctccacactgtcccatcacacactcccggggtcagacacagagtgaatctccctccacaccgtcccatcacacactcccggggtcagacacagagtgaatctccctccacacagtctcatcacacactcccggggtcagacacagagtgaatctccctccacactgtcccatcacacactcccggggtcagacacagagtgaatctccctccacaccgtcccatcacagactcccggggtcagacacagagtgaatctccctctgcaccgtcccatcacacactcccggggtcacacacagagtgaatctccctccacaatcgtcccatcacacactccctccacaccgtcccatcacagactcccggggtcagacacagagtgaatctccctccactccatcccattacacactcccggggtcagacacagagtgaatctccctccacactgtcccatcacacactcccggggtcagacacagagtgaatctccctccacaccgtcccatcacacactcccggggtcagacacagagtgaatctccctccacacagtctcatcacacactcccggggtcagacagagtgaatctccctccacaacatcccgtcacacactcccggggtcagacaccatgAGTTTCCCCCATACTGTCTGATCTCACACTCGGACGCAGAGTGACTTTCTCTCCATTCTGTCCCTTCCCCAGGATGGCTCTCCACACCCATCCGGATGACGCGGAACGTTTTCTGTTCGTGGACCGGGGTTACGTGTCCAGTCCGGCCTCCCAGGCGGACTGGACAGCCAAGCGTCTGGTCTGGGTGCCCTCGGCGAGACACGGCTTCGAGGCGGCCAGCGTGCGGGAGGAGCGGCCGGGCGAGGTggtggtggagctggtggagggcaGCCGCGTCCTGACCGTTGCCCGCGACGACTTGCAGCGCATGAACCCCCCCAAGTTCGCCAAGGTGGAAGACATGGCCGAGCTGACCTGCCTGAATGAAGCTTCTGTGCTGCACAACCTGAAGGACCGCTACTACTCCGGCCTCATCTACGTGAGTCCTGCTCCGcgagcgagggagggagggaggggggaggcatTCACAGGGTAGAGGGCTGAGTGTTGGTGGCCCCCTGTCGTTGCTGTGTCTTCGGCTCCTTCCCGCTGCTGTGCAAACTACgcaagatcctcagtgatgttcatGCGGAGGGACTGAAGGCTGTTTCCCCTCCCAACCCCCGTAAAGGCTCCCACAGGTGACAGGTGAACCCTGAACGGAGAGGGGATGAAATAGAGAGCTGCGAAGTTAGTTCGTGGatgagacagaaggccatggaagaaaaaagtgggggagagcaccagagagaggagatgggcgggcaaggagatgaaGTGATAGAGGGAAAAGTgggtgggaaatggtgaaggggggttgGGGCAATTGCCAGCTCAGGAAATTGAGGTTGGCGGCCACCCAAAcgtaatataaggtgttgctcatcCAATCAGAGTTGCCTCATCGGGGCAGTGGAGGAACCCGTGGACAgatatatcggaatgggaatgggtggccactgggagatcctgctttttccagTGGAAGGAGCAcaggtgctcggcaaagtggtctcccaatctcacCAGTATACAGGAGACCActccgggagcaccagacactcTCCaatcaggcagcgtcctggtaaatctcctctgcagcgtctttaaagcttccacatccttcacagAGTTGGAGagaactgcaacattatctcacggCTCCTGACCGATGAACGCCAGCACACCGTACATGTTCATGGACCACTCATCAATCTATGCACATGGACCCCCAAGGACTGCGTCCCTCCACACCGGTAAGAATCCTGCCTTCAAATTCCACCTTCCGAAGTGGATCTCTTCACACTttcccagattgaactccatccaccacttgtcagcccaactctgcatcctgtcaacgtCCCATCGCAACCCACGACAGCTTTCTGCACTATCCGCAACTCCAGCAGCCttcaaatcatctgcaaacttactagcccACCCTTCCATTCCCTcatcacgaagagtagggtccctgtggaacaccacaggaGACCGACCTCCAGAAAACACTCCTGTTGCCTCTTGTGGGCAAGGCCATTCCGGATCCACATCCACACGTTTTTCTGGGTCCCAcgtggtcccttttaaatctcgtccccctctcatcttaatcCTGTGCCGTCTGGTTCTTGAGGGGAAGGTCTGTGCCCCTCGTGCTTGTActcctctgtgaggtcacccctgCCAAGGTTTTAAAACCAAACTTGCAAATGAAAAGAAAAAGTGGGTGTTGCAGCTATCCATGTCATGAAATACATTGATTAAATAGAAAATAGTATTaagacataaagatttttaaaaaaaacagctgcaACATAGTGTTCCAACTTTACAATAGTGTAGTGGCTCTGTCACACTCCCTCGGATCTTGCTGTTCACTGTCAAAGTTTGTCTTCCCGGAATGCAACACTTGGCAATGATCGAACTGAACACTATACTCCCAGTGCAGCTTCAACAACGTCTGGTGCAGCTGCCACATAGTGTCCCGGCTGTTGTCCATTTTGAATCTTCACGATGATCAATGAGTTACCGATGCTTAATCGGAAATTTTTGTTCAAGTTATTGGAGGGGCGCGAACTCGAGGAATTGGGTCGGGGGCTGAAGGATACCATTGGTACCTTATTTAAGCCCATCGTCCTTCTGGCATCAGCAGGTCGCCAAAGTCCTCTATCCCGGGCccgtctttcaagttgtccccaggtatCGCCTGTCTTTGgcgatccttcctctcccagggacgaGGTCTTTGGAGATTCTGTTGTCATTTCTGAAGCTCTGGGttttacgggatggggttgctGGCCCCACGCCCAACCCTCCTCTTTCTGCAGCCAGCCTCGACCCATCATCTGCTCCCCAGTTTCATCATGGATGACCCGTTTCCTCACAGCCCCGATCCCCTGCTTCTCTGTAACTCTGCCATTCTCAGCGGGATCCTACCACTGAGACTGAACGCCTTCTCCCCCGTGCCCCGAACCCTCCCTCCGGTTTGCTCACGCTCCACAGGCACGCCGTCCCGGTCACTCGGCTCGGAGTTGTGTCTTGATGTTCTGGGAGGACCTGCTGTGCACGGAATCTCTCAGTAAATAATGGGATCCTGCCACTGAGACTGAACGCCTTCTCCCCCGTGCCCCGAACCCTCCCTCCGGTTTGCTCACACTCCACAGGCACGCCGTCCCAGTCACTCGGCTCGGAGTTGTGTCTTGATGTTCTGGGAGGACCTGCTGTGCACGGAATCTCTCAGTAAATAATGGGATCCTGCCACTGAGACTGAACGCCTTCTCCCCCGTGCCCCGAACCCTCCCTCCGGTTTGCTCACGCTCCACAGGCACGCCGTCCCGGTCACTCGGCTCGGAGTTGTGTCTTGATGTTCTGGGAGGACCTGCTGTGCACGGAATCTCTCAGTAAATAATGGGATCCTGCCACTGAGACTGAACGCCTTCTCCCCCGTGCCCCGAACCCTCCCTCCGGTTTGCTCACGCTCCACAGGCACGCCGTCCCGGTCACTCGGCTCGGAGTTGTGTCTTGATGTTCTGGGAGGACCTGCTGTGCACGGAATCTCTCAGTAAATAATGGCATCCTGCCACTGAGACTGAACGCCTTCTCCCCCGTGCCCCGAACCCTCCCTCCGGTTTGCTCACGCTCCACAGGCACGCCGTCCCGGTCACTCGGCTCGGAGTTGTGTCTTGATGTTCTGGGAGGACCTGCTGTGCACGGAATCTCTCAGTAAATAATGGGATCCTGCCACGCAGATCTTTTCCTCCACTGCTCTCTCTCAGATTAATCAGGCTTTTTATTCCGAGAATTGGGGAACGAAATGATGGGCAATTTTTGTTTTATCCACATGGTACTTGGAACAAGCTTTCAGAGAAAGCAGCGAGGCAGGGACAAAAATTATTCTggcattgaaaggcttgtcatctGAGACAATTGATGGCTCCGAGTCGAATTCacaaggatgaggggtgacctctttgaaacctgtggaatattgaaaggcctcgctAGTCTCCTTGCAGGAGactccaagaccagaggacactgcctcaaaatagaggggcttccttttagaacggagataaggaggaatttctttagacagagagtggccaaTCGGTGGAAATCTTTGCCCAGTCATAGGGTATAGTTGAAGCAAACATTGATAGATTCTTCCACATATAAGAGAAAgtactcttgattagtcagggtatgaggGATATGGGGGGAAGACAAGatgttggggctgagagggaagtgcatcagccatgaagaaatggtgaagcagacttgatggcctaaCCCTGCTCCTGTGTATTGTCTTGGACGAGAAGAGATCAGAGGGAAGCGGGCAGATAGAACAtggagaaatttacaaggatgttgccaggactgaagAATCTAAgcaataaggaaagattgaatagattatgaCTGTAACATAGAAGGCTGAGaggaaacttgatagaggtatacaaaattgtaaAGGACATAGATGTGGTAAATGCATATCTTTGAGAAGTTTGCAAAGGTATGTGGACGGTGGGAACCTGGAGGGCAATAGTCGCACTgcagtcgatgggagtaggcaggttaaaAGGCTCAAGATGGACgagagggccaaagggcctgtgctggtGTTGTACTTCTCTGAAACTCAAAAGGGCTGAATGCGTGGGAATCTGGGcgggatgggccaaagggtctccatccatgcagtattgcagatctgtgatggggtagactgggacccttgtggtattgcagatctgtgatggggtagactggttctcttgcggtattgcagatctgtgatggggtagactgggacccttgcagtattgcagatctgtgatggagtagactggtactcttgcagtattgcagatctgtgatggggtagactgggacccttgcagtattgcagatctgtgatggggtagactgggacccttgcggtattgcagatctgtgatggggtagactgggacccttgcggtattgcagatctgtgatggggtagactgggacccttgcggtattgcagatctgtgatggggtagactgggacccttgcggtattgcagatctgtgatggggtagactgggactcctgcagtattgcagatcagtgatggggtagactgggacccttgcagtattgcagatctgtgatggggtggactgggacccttgcggtattgcagatctgtgatggggtagactgggacccttgcggtattgcagatctgtgatggggtagactgggacccttgcggtattgcagatctgtgatggggtagactgggactcctgcagtattgcagatcagtgatggggtagactgggacccttgcggtattgcagatctgtgatggggtagactgggacccttgcagtattgcagatctgtgatggggtagactgcgACTCtggcagtaatgcagatctgcgatggggtagacttggaatcttgtggtattgcagatctgtgatggggtagactgggacccctgcggtattgcagatctgtgctggagtagactggttctcttgcagcattgcagatctgtgatggggtagactgggacccttgaagtaatgcagatctgtgatggggtagactgggacccttgcggtattgcagatctgtgatggggtagactggttctcttgcagtattgcagatctgtgatggagtagactggttctcttgcagtattgcagatctgtgatggggtagactggttctcttgcagcattgcagatctgtgatggggtagactggttctcttgcggtattgcagatctgtgatggggtagactgggactcctGCAGTTTTGCAGAtcagtgatggggtagactgggacccttgcagtattgcagatctgtgatggggtggactgggacccttgcggtattgcagatctgtgatggggtagactgggacccttgctgtatagcagatctgtgatggggtagactgggacccttgcggtattgcagatctgtgatggggtggactgggacccttgcggtattgcagatctgtgatggggtagactgggacccttgcggtattgcagatctgtgatggggtagactgggacccttgcagtattgcagatctgtgatggggtagactgcgACTCtggcagtaatgcagatctgcgatggggtagacttggaatcttgtggtattgcagatctgtgatggggtagactgggacccctgcggtattgcagatctgtgctggagtagactggttctcttgcagcattgcagatctgtgatggggtagactgggacccttgcagtaatgcagatctgtgatggggtagactgggacccttgcggtattgcagatctgtgatggggtagactggttctcttgcagtattgcagatctgtgatggggtagactggttctcttgcagtaatgcagatctgtgatggggtagactgggacacttgcagtaatgcagatctgtaatggggtagactgggacccttgcagtaatgcagatctgtggtggggtagactgggactcttgcagtaatgcagatctgtgatggggtagactgggacccttgcagtaatgcagatctgtaatggggtagactgggacccttgcagtaatgcagatctgtgatggggtagactgggacccttgcagtattgcagatctgtgatggggtagactgggacgcttgcagtattgcagatctgtgatggggtagactgggacccttgcagcattgcagatctgtgatggggtggactgggacccttgcggtattgcagatctgtgatggggtagactgggacccttgcggtattgcagatctgtgatggggtagactgggacccttgcggtattgcagatctgtgatggggtagactgggacccttgcggtattgcagatctgt
Above is a window of Hypanus sabinus isolate sHypSab1 chromosome 24 unlocalized genomic scaffold, sHypSab1.hap1 SUPER_24_unloc_9, whole genome shotgun sequence DNA encoding:
- the LOC132385544 gene encoding myosin-10-like codes for the protein MALHTHPDDAERFLFVDRGYVSSPASQADWTAKRLVWVPSARHGFEAASVREERPGEVVVELVEGSRVLTVARDDLQRMNPPKFAKVEDMAELTCLNEASVLHNLKDRYYSGLIYTYSGLFCVVINPYKNLPIYTEQIVEMYRGKKRHEMPPHIYAISETAYRSMLQDREDQSILCT